In Phocoena phocoena chromosome 3, mPhoPho1.1, whole genome shotgun sequence, a single window of DNA contains:
- the TMEM171 gene encoding transmembrane protein 171 has protein sequence MSPAAAAEPDGAQGDRRVTKLIFFLFVIGAILLCVGVLLSIFGFQACQYETLPDCSMVLKISGPACAVIGLGAVVLARSRARLQRSEERLRGNQGASDRAFLCGESRQFVQCLIFGFLFLTSGMLISVLGIWVPGCGSDWVQEPLNETDTADSEPQICGFLSLQILGPLIVLVGLCFFVVAHVKKRNNSNVGQDASESEERQTQNMEPVQVTVGDAVIIFPPPPPPYFPESSVSAATRSPGADRWLPNENPPSYYSIFNYRIPTPEGQGAASERDCESIYTISGTASSSETSHTPCLSSELPPRYEEKETAVPTSLSPSSEPSPP, from the exons ATGTCTCCTGCAGCTGCTGCCGAGCCAGATGGGGCCCAGGGAGACAGGCGTGTCACCaagctcattttcttcctttttgtcatCGGTGCCATCCTGCTGTGTGTGGGAGTCCTGCTCTCCATCTTTGGGTTCCAGGCATGCCAATACGAAACCCTCCCAGACTGTAGCATGGTGCTGAAGATCTCCGGGCCCGCGTGTGCCGTGATTGGGCTGGGGGCTGTGGTCCTGGCCCGCTCCCGGGCACGACTTCAGCGAAGTGAGGAGCGCCTGCGAGGCAACCAGGGGGCCTCCGACCGAGCCTTCCTCTGTGGGGAGAGCCGCCAGTTTGTCCAGTGTCTCATCTTTGGGTTTCTGTTCCTGACGAGTGGTATGCTCATCAGTGTACTGGGCATTTGGGTCCCCGGGTGTGGCTCAGACTGGGTGCAGGAACCGCTGAATGAGACAGACACTGCTGACTCAGAGCCCCAGATCTGTGGATTCCTGtccctgcagatcttgggacccTTGATTGTGCTTGTGGGATTGTGTTTCTTCGTGGTTGCCCATGTTAAGAAGAGAAACAACTCGAATGTGGGCCAGGATGCTTCTGAAAGTGAAGAGAGACAGACCCAGAACATGGAGCCCGTCCAGGTCACTGTAG GTGATGCCGTGATCATATTcccacctcctccaccacctTACTTTCCTGAGTCTTCAGTTTCTGCAGCTACTCGGAGTCCTGGGGCTGACCGTTGGCTCCCAAATGAAAATCCACCTTCATattacagtatttttaactatag GATCCCAACTCCTGAGGGCCAAGGCGCAGCCTCTGAGAGAGACTGTGAATCTATATATACTATTTCTGGGACTGCTTCATCCTCTGAGACCTCACACACTCCCTGTCTCTCATCCGAATTGCCTCCCagatatgaagaaaaagaaactgccgTCCCCACATCCTTGTCTCCATCTTCTGAGCCTTCCCCACCATGA